GTTCAACAAACCGAAGCCGAACGTGACCATGCCCATCACAAACGCCGCGATGACGACCCCGGGTATCGTTCCTGATCCGCCAAGGATGTTGACGCCGCCCAGGACCACCATGGTCACCACCTCAAGCTCCCAACCGAACGCGATCGAAGGCCTTGTCGCGCCGAGCCGGGACGTCAGGCAGATCGCGGCGACACCGGACATGATGCCGGTCAGGAGAAACAGGGCAAATTTGACCCGCGGAACGCGAATGCCCGAAAACAGGGCCCCGACAGGGTTGTTGCCGATGACATAGACGGCCCGTCCGAAATTGGTCTTGTGCAACAGAACCCCGAACGCCACCGCCATGAGTGCGAACAGGACGAACTCGAAGGAAATCACCCACCAGACATTGCCCTGTCCGAAAAAGGCGAAATCGGCCGGGTAACCGGTATAGGCCTTGTCGCCCAGAACAATGTAGGAAATGCCCCGGAACAGGCTCATCGTGCCGATGGTCACGACAATGGACGGCAGGCCGAGACCCGTCACCAGAGCTCCGTTGAAGGCACCGCATAGGAGGCCGACACCGAGCCCGACCAGAACCAGCATCGGGGTGTCCGCGCCGAGTTGCACGGCAAAGCCCATGGCGGTTGACGCAAGCGCGATGATAGAGGCAACGGAAAGATCGATTTCCCCGGACACGATCAGCAGCGCCATCGCGAAGGCGATCAATGCCTTTTCAGTAAAGTTGAACGTGGCGTCCGACAGGTTCCAGGGGTCCAGGAAATAGGGCGAGGCAAAGCTGTTCAGGATGAACACGGCGACAGCCACCCCCAGAAGCAGGACCTCCCAGCTTGCCAGAAGACGCTGCACGGGACTGTGCAACCGGTCCGGAATCTGCCGGAGTGGGGCTTTTTCGTCCGCCTGGGAAACGCTCATTGTGCGTGCTCCGCTTTCTTGAGGATCACCCGGCCCATGCGTCTGTTCGATGTCGCGTTGAAGGCGACCGCAATGATGATCGCGCTGCCGGATATCGCCAGCTGCCAGAACGGCGAGATGTTGATCACCGGAAGCGCGTTCTTGACGATCCCGAGGAACAGCGCCCCGAGCAGGGCGCCGCCGACGGAGCCGATCCCGCCGGCAATCGAGATGCCGCCGATGACACAGGCCGCGACCACCTCGAGTTCGAACCCGCCGGCGATGTCGACATAGGCGACCGCATAACGTGCAACCCAGAGATAGCCGGTGAGACCGGCGAGCGCGCCCGACAGCACAAAGGCGGCGCATTGGGTCCGGCCCACGTTGATCCCGGTATAGACAGCCGCATGCGGATTTCCGCCGACGGCATAAAACGCCCGGCCGAGCGCGGTGCGGCCGATCAGGACGGCAAAGCCGAGCACGGCGACAATGGCAATCCAGGAAAGGACCGGAAGCCCCAGAACGACGGCGCGCGGAAAGGCCTTGAAACTGTCGCTCATTTCGTGGGCGTTGATCCACGCACCGTCGGAAATCAGGAAGATGATGCCCCTGTAGACGGTCATCGTCCCGAGCGTCACGACAATCGGCGGAATGTCGAGTTTCCAGACCAGCAATCCGTTCGCCAGTCCCATGATCGCCCCGAGAAGAATGGAGATCACCAGGATGACGGGGATCGGCAGACCGGGATAGAGCGTGTTCAGCATCGCGACCACCATCCCGGTCAGCGCCAGGTTCGCCGCAACGGAGAGGTCGATACAGCGGGTCAGGATCACGGCCATCTGACCGAGCGCGAGAATGATCAGCGGTGCTGTATCGTTGAACACGTTGGCAAGGTTGGAGGGGTCGACGAAGGCCGGAAAACGGCTGGCAATGGCCAGAAGCAAGGCCAGGATCGCCGCCGCGAGGACCAGTTCGCGCGACTTCAGGAACGACTTTGTCATGACGTCTCCCCGGACAGACCGGCCGCGGCCCGCACAAGGCGTTCCGGCGTCAGGTCCGCGCCCTCGTATTCGGCCGCAATACGCCCTTCCCGCATGACGATGACCCGGTCGGACATCCCCAGTATTTCCGGGATCTCGGACGACACCATGATCACCGCGAGCCCCTGTGCGGCCAGTTCCGCCATGAATTCATGAACGGCCGCCTTGGAGCCGATATCGATGCCCTTGGTCGGCTCGTCCAGAATGATCACCCTAGGCTGCGTTGCCAGCCACTTGGCGATGATCACCTTCTGCTGGTTGCCGCCGGAAAGTTCACCGATGTCCTGATCGAGTGCGGCAGCACGCAGGTCGAGCCTCCCGGTATAGTCCCGCGTCAGCCTGAACTCTTCCGCAAGACGCAGAAATCCGTTCCGCGACGTGGATTTCAGCGACGGCAACGACACGTTCTGGAAGATCGGCAGTCCCTTGATAGCGCCCTGTTTGCCGCGGTCTTCCGGCACATAGACGATGCCGTGGCTGATCGCCTCGTCGGGCGTTCGGATCACGGCAACGGTATCGTCGATCCGTATCGCACCCTTCGAGGGTTTGGTTATTCCGAAAAGCGCCTGCATGAACTCGCTGCGCCCTGCACCGACCAGTCCGTAAAAACCAAGTATCTCTCCGCGCCGCAGGGTGAACCCGATGTCCTCGAATTCGGTCGGATGGCTGTAGCCGACAACACGCAGGATCTCGGATCCGAGTTCGGGCGTTCGTTTCGGAAACACCTGGTCGACGGAGCGGCCGACCATCAGGCGGACGAGATCCGGCTCCGTTACGTCGGAAATCCTGCCGGCCCCGACCATCTGTCCGTCCCGGAAGACGGTGTAGCGGTCGGCAATGCGGAAAATCTCGTCGAACTTGTGGCTGATGAAGAGGATCGCCTTGCCCTCGGCCTTGAGCCGCTCGACCAGTTCGTAGGTTTCCTCGATCTCCTTGTGGGAAAGGGACGCCGTCGGTTCGTCCATGATGACAATGCTTGCGTCGATCGACAGGGCGCGTGCAATGGCGACCAGATGCTTGTTGGCAATGCCCAGTTCCTTCAGGAGTACGGAGGGATCTATCCGGGCACCGATCCGTGCAAGCAGATCCTTCGCCTGCCGGAGCATCGATGCCTTGTCGATCAGCCCGAAGCGCGTCCTCGGGGCGTGCCCGATGAAGATGTTTTCGGCAACCGAGAGATCGTCGAAAAGCACGGTCTCCTGGTGGATCGCCGTCACGCCGGCCCTGCCCGCATCCTGTGCGGTCGGAAAGGAAACGGCGGCACCATTGATCGTGATCTCGCCTTCATCCGGCTGGTAGATCCCGGTCAGAACCTTGACGATGGTTGATTTGCCGGCACCGTTCTCGCCGACGAGGGCCGTGACCTGCCCCGGGTAGAGATCAAGCGCGACTTTGGAGAGGGCTTTCACGCCGGGAAAGGACTTGGAAATGCCCTTCAGCGACAGGACCGGCTTCTGATCGGTGGTAACAGACGGATGCACGTTGCCGATGCCCTGCGTGTTCGCAAGCATTCCCAGTCCCCCGCAATCTGAATTTTTTTTAGGTCATGGGCCGGCCCGGTTGTCCGGGCCGGCTGCTGCCTGGTCAGCGAAGCTTAGAAGATATCCTTGAAATCGTCGATGTTCGAGCTGTCATAGACGAACGGATCGGCCATCGCGCCTTCGTTGTTGTCGTTCAGCGTCAACGACCCCATGCGCCCCATCGGGATTTCCGCGCCCGGCTTGGCTTCGGCATTGCCCGCCGCAAGGTTGTAGGCCAGCATCGTTGCCGAGTAACCGAGATCGATCGGGTTCCAGATAGCGAAGGACTTGGACGCACCGGAGTCGATATGGCCGGCCATCTCCGACGGCAGCCCGAGACCGGTCACGTTGACCTGACCTGCCTTTTCGGCATCGGACACGGCTTGCGCGGCAGCGACGATGCCGACGGAAGTCGGAGCGATGATCGCCTTCAGGTCGGGATAGCTCTGCATGAGACCCTGGGCCTCGCGGTAGGACTTGTCAGCAAGGTCATCGCCGTAAACTGTCGCGACAACATTGATGCCCGGATAGTTGTCCTTGACCTTGTTCATCTCCTCGATCCAGGTGTTCTGGTTGGTCGCGGTCGCCGATGCCGACAGGACGGCGACATCTCCGCCGTCAGGCAGATGATCCGCAGCGAGCTTGATGATCATGTTGCCGATCAGTGGGTTCGAAGAGGGGTTGAGATGCAGTTGCCGGCCGTCTGCCGCCACGCCCGAATCCCAGGAAATAACGGTGATCCCGCGCTGCATTGCCTTTTTCAGGGCCGGAACGAGAGCGTCCTGATCATTTGCGGAAACGGCAATTGCGTCCACCTTTTGCGCGATCAGCGCATTGATGACTTCGATCTGACCCTCGGCGGTCGTATCTGTCGGCCCGGTATAGATGATTTCAACGTCGCCGAGTTCCTTGGCGGCTTCCTCCGCACCCTTGGCTGCGGCTTCGAAGAAGCCGATACCGAGTGCCTTGACGACAAGGGCGATCCGCTTGGTTTCTGCCTGCGCCGGTACAGCTATGCACATGGCGGCAACGGCTGTTGCTGCTAACAGTGACTTCAAGAGTTTCATTGTCTTCCTCCCTAGATAGCTGCCGGCCCTCCCAGGTTCCGGCAGAACACCGGCTACCCGCTTGAGGTCGCCTTTGCTTGTGCGGCGCTCGTCTGCGCCACGATTAGTTTGACATCCGCCTGCTCCAGCATCTTGGCCGCATGGTCCGGAATGCCCTCGTCCGTCACGACGGTCGAAATGCGTTCCAGCGGACACAGGATCAGCGATGAGCGGGCGTTGAACTTCGAGGAATCCGCCAGAACCACGAGTTCGTCTGCCTGCCCGATCAGTTTCTGCTCCGCCTGGATAAGGAGCGGGTCGGCCTCCATGAGCCCAAGCGCACCCAGACCCTGCGCGCCCATGAACATGCGCTTGGCGTAGAAGTTCCGCGTGACGTCGTTGTCGAACGGACTGAGGATGATGTTCTGCTCACGGTAGATCGCGCCGCCGGAAAGCATGATCGTGTTCTTGGAATTCTTCAGCAGATGCTCGGCGATCGGAAACGAATTGGTGAAGACCTGCATCCGGCGCGTCGCCAGCGGATGCACCATCTGAAAGGTTGTCGTGCCGCCGTTTATGATGATCGGGTCACCGTCTTCGCAAAGCTCGACGGCCTTTTGCGCGATTGCGCGCTTTTGAGCGATGTTGATTGTTTCATTGACCGAGAACGGTCGCCCT
This region of uncultured Roseibium sp. genomic DNA includes:
- a CDS encoding DeoR/GlpR family DNA-binding transcription regulator, which gives rise to MHEKERQRIILSAVQDRPVVTVQELVTLTGSSEATIRRDIATLHVQKKLRRVRGGAESIHPPQFVGLAGRPFSVNETINIAQKRAIAQKAVELCEDGDPIIINGGTTTFQMVHPLATRRMQVFTNSFPIAEHLLKNSKNTIMLSGGAIYREQNIILSPFDNDVTRNFYAKRMFMGAQGLGALGLMEADPLLIQAEQKLIGQADELVVLADSSKFNARSSLILCPLERISTVVTDEGIPDHAAKMLEQADVKLIVAQTSAAQAKATSSG
- a CDS encoding sugar ABC transporter ATP-binding protein, with protein sequence MLANTQGIGNVHPSVTTDQKPVLSLKGISKSFPGVKALSKVALDLYPGQVTALVGENGAGKSTIVKVLTGIYQPDEGEITINGAAVSFPTAQDAGRAGVTAIHQETVLFDDLSVAENIFIGHAPRTRFGLIDKASMLRQAKDLLARIGARIDPSVLLKELGIANKHLVAIARALSIDASIVIMDEPTASLSHKEIEETYELVERLKAEGKAILFISHKFDEIFRIADRYTVFRDGQMVGAGRISDVTEPDLVRLMVGRSVDQVFPKRTPELGSEILRVVGYSHPTEFEDIGFTLRRGEILGFYGLVGAGRSEFMQALFGITKPSKGAIRIDDTVAVIRTPDEAISHGIVYVPEDRGKQGAIKGLPIFQNVSLPSLKSTSRNGFLRLAEEFRLTRDYTGRLDLRAAALDQDIGELSGGNQQKVIIAKWLATQPRVIILDEPTKGIDIGSKAAVHEFMAELAAQGLAVIMVSSEIPEILGMSDRVIVMREGRIAAEYEGADLTPERLVRAAAGLSGETS
- a CDS encoding ABC transporter permease; protein product: MTKSFLKSRELVLAAAILALLLAIASRFPAFVDPSNLANVFNDTAPLIILALGQMAVILTRCIDLSVAANLALTGMVVAMLNTLYPGLPIPVILVISILLGAIMGLANGLLVWKLDIPPIVVTLGTMTVYRGIIFLISDGAWINAHEMSDSFKAFPRAVVLGLPVLSWIAIVAVLGFAVLIGRTALGRAFYAVGGNPHAAVYTGINVGRTQCAAFVLSGALAGLTGYLWVARYAVAYVDIAGGFELEVVAACVIGGISIAGGIGSVGGALLGALFLGIVKNALPVINISPFWQLAISGSAIIIAVAFNATSNRRMGRVILKKAEHAQ
- a CDS encoding ABC transporter permease, producing MSVSQADEKAPLRQIPDRLHSPVQRLLASWEVLLLGVAVAVFILNSFASPYFLDPWNLSDATFNFTEKALIAFAMALLIVSGEIDLSVASIIALASTAMGFAVQLGADTPMLVLVGLGVGLLCGAFNGALVTGLGLPSIVVTIGTMSLFRGISYIVLGDKAYTGYPADFAFFGQGNVWWVISFEFVLFALMAVAFGVLLHKTNFGRAVYVIGNNPVGALFSGIRVPRVKFALFLLTGIMSGVAAICLTSRLGATRPSIAFGWELEVVTMVVLGGVNILGGSGTIPGVVIAAFVMGMVTFGFGLLNVPGIVMSIFIGLLLIGVIALPRIARRMLAARRG
- the rhaS gene encoding rhamnose ABC transporter substrate-binding protein gives rise to the protein MKLLKSLLAATAVAAMCIAVPAQAETKRIALVVKALGIGFFEAAAKGAEEAAKELGDVEIIYTGPTDTTAEGQIEVINALIAQKVDAIAVSANDQDALVPALKKAMQRGITVISWDSGVAADGRQLHLNPSSNPLIGNMIIKLAADHLPDGGDVAVLSASATATNQNTWIEEMNKVKDNYPGINVVATVYGDDLADKSYREAQGLMQSYPDLKAIIAPTSVGIVAAAQAVSDAEKAGQVNVTGLGLPSEMAGHIDSGASKSFAIWNPIDLGYSATMLAYNLAAGNAEAKPGAEIPMGRMGSLTLNDNNEGAMADPFVYDSSNIDDFKDIF